From Granulicella sp. WH15, the proteins below share one genomic window:
- a CDS encoding PAS domain-containing sensor histidine kinase, which produces MIRTAPPNPSSGLHLSGDAPRPASKALLDLIPNPILCLDSNLRLTYANQAAHRLGHLLPESAETAFGAHFEAACHEVLADGPSRSFEYLDRPSRQWFSVLIQRHENGLLLHYQELRQEPEQESGPQPPEHRRLETSSHQLWQVFEATPDGIALIDHNWLFSFANRRARELLLHDSILGLNLFDLFPGYMQASCGVACRVTMEQRVATEFEVFHPAPFNHWLKVQARPFEDGILLFFSDITERKHNEEALAASEQRYRVLADLNPQALWAGSPEGAIIYANQGLLDYLGLTLKELEGRGWPDVLDARDRTATIDAWTRAVSTGDHFDVEARLRRVSDRSYRWWNLRALPVRDESGVITSWLGVGQETHDMKTAAEALRAEQQETERKRLQLETVYRTAPIGLSLIDPAEFRYLRINEREAENLGLTESEVIGRTISEVMPIPGLIDLFHQVALGIPVKDHLLEGELPVGRGESRSAGSSDRHAERRAWTVNYYPVYGPSGAIEAISTAAVEITNQRRSEAALIQSEKLAAVGRLASSISHEINNPLEAVTNLLYLIGLAPDLSPDNQVYIRMAQSELSRVSQIATQTLRFHRQAIAPTPVTAGELVGAVLDLYQGRLANSGIKVDARYDTEVPILCFENDIRQVLNNLIANAIDAMRAGGRLVLRAHASQGTQGESGIRITIADTGHGMEPKTLARIFEPFYTTKDLNGTGLGLWISSGIVERHQGRLDVRSTTHPIHHGTVFTLFLPLEHRPAE; this is translated from the coding sequence ATGATTCGAACTGCGCCGCCAAACCCGTCTTCCGGTCTTCATCTCTCCGGCGATGCCCCGCGCCCGGCTTCCAAAGCCCTGCTCGACCTTATTCCCAATCCTATCCTTTGTCTGGACAGCAACTTACGCCTCACCTATGCGAACCAGGCGGCACATCGTCTTGGTCATCTCTTGCCGGAGAGTGCAGAAACGGCCTTCGGAGCCCATTTTGAGGCAGCCTGCCACGAAGTCCTCGCGGATGGCCCGTCGCGGTCGTTCGAGTATCTCGACCGGCCTTCCCGCCAATGGTTTAGCGTGCTTATACAGCGCCACGAAAATGGTTTGCTGCTGCACTATCAGGAGTTGAGGCAGGAGCCGGAACAGGAATCCGGGCCGCAGCCGCCCGAGCACCGGCGGCTCGAGACTTCGAGCCACCAGCTCTGGCAGGTCTTCGAGGCAACTCCCGACGGCATCGCCCTCATCGACCACAACTGGCTCTTCTCCTTTGCCAACCGACGCGCCCGGGAGCTGCTGTTGCACGACTCCATCCTCGGCCTCAACCTCTTCGATCTTTTTCCCGGCTACATGCAGGCCTCCTGCGGAGTCGCCTGCCGCGTCACCATGGAACAGCGCGTCGCGACCGAGTTCGAGGTCTTCCACCCTGCGCCGTTCAACCACTGGCTCAAGGTGCAGGCCCGGCCGTTTGAAGACGGCATCCTCCTCTTCTTCTCCGATATCACCGAGCGCAAGCACAATGAGGAGGCACTCGCCGCCAGCGAGCAGCGTTATCGCGTCCTGGCCGACCTGAACCCGCAGGCGCTCTGGGCGGGCAGTCCCGAGGGTGCGATCATCTACGCCAACCAGGGGCTGCTCGACTACCTCGGCCTTACGCTGAAGGAGCTGGAGGGCCGGGGCTGGCCGGACGTCCTCGACGCCCGGGACCGCACGGCTACGATTGATGCCTGGACCCGCGCGGTCAGCACCGGCGACCACTTCGACGTGGAGGCGCGCCTGCGCCGCGTCTCCGACCGCAGCTACCGCTGGTGGAACCTGCGCGCGCTGCCGGTTCGCGACGAATCCGGTGTCATCACCTCCTGGCTGGGCGTCGGCCAGGAGACCCACGATATGAAGACCGCCGCCGAGGCGTTGCGGGCCGAGCAGCAGGAGACCGAGCGCAAGCGGCTGCAGCTTGAGACCGTCTACCGCACCGCGCCCATCGGCCTCTCGCTCATCGACCCCGCCGAGTTCCGCTACCTGCGTATCAACGAGCGCGAGGCCGAGAACCTGGGCCTGACCGAGAGCGAGGTCATCGGCCGGACGATCTCGGAGGTCATGCCCATCCCCGGACTGATCGACCTCTTCCACCAGGTGGCCCTGGGGATTCCGGTCAAGGATCACCTGCTCGAAGGTGAGCTTCCTGTCGGTCGAGGGGAGAGCCGATCGGCAGGAAGCTCGGACCGCCACGCGGAGCGCCGAGCCTGGACCGTCAACTATTACCCGGTCTACGGCCCCTCGGGCGCGATCGAGGCCATTTCGACGGCGGCAGTCGAGATCACCAACCAGCGCCGCTCCGAGGCTGCCCTCATCCAGAGCGAGAAGCTCGCCGCAGTGGGTCGTCTGGCCAGCTCCATCTCGCACGAGATCAACAACCCGCTCGAGGCCGTTACCAACCTGCTCTACCTGATCGGCCTGGCGCCGGACCTCTCGCCCGACAATCAGGTCTACATCCGTATGGCGCAGTCCGAGCTCTCGCGCGTCTCCCAGATCGCGACCCAGACCCTGCGCTTCCACCGTCAGGCCATCGCTCCCACTCCCGTTACCGCTGGCGAGCTGGTCGGCGCGGTGCTCGACCTCTATCAGGGGAGGCTCGCCAACTCCGGCATCAAGGTGGACGCGCGCTACGACACTGAGGTCCCCATCCTCTGCTTTGAAAACGACATCCGCCAGGTGCTCAATAACCTGATCGCCAACGCCATCGACGCCATGCGCGCGGGCGGCAGGCTGGTGCTGCGCGCGCATGCCTCCCAGGGCACGCAGGGAGAGTCCGGCATCCGCATCACCATCGCCGACACCGGCCACGGTATGGAGCCGAAGACGCTCGCGCGCATCTTCGAGCCCTTCTACACCACCAAGGACCTGAACGGAACCGGCCTCGGACTCTGGATCTCCTCCGGCATCGTGGAGCGGCACCAGGGCCGTCTCGACGTCCGCAGCACCACCCACCCCATCCATCACGGTACCGTCTTCACGCTCTTTTTACCGCTGGAGCATCGTCCGGCTGAGTAA
- a CDS encoding GMC family oxidoreductase — MSTYYDAIIIGTGAGGGTLALHLAQAGKKILVLERGPFLPQERLNWDTSAVFLDNRYHTRETWLDKDGGELHPQQAYYVGGQTKVYGAAMFRLRVEDFGVLHHKGGISPAWPISYADMEPYYTRAEELFHVHGSLGANPPAKDGGLGSEFDPTEPFHSRPYPYAAFTNEPRMQAIEEDVRKLGVRTFPIPLGLKRNEADPVASPCVRCDTCDGYPCLVHAKSDSDINCIRRIMHLPNVTLMTESRVTRLITNAAGTEIAAVEVVHSGPGADPKGELAQYSGSIVAVCAGAVNSAALLLQSANDKHPHGLANASDQVGRNFMYHQADAILALSLHDKNEDSYTKTWGTNDFYLRDPDGSYEFPLGQVQPIGSFHAEMMQGDAPFFTPGVVLENMRHHAVPWWLTTEDLPDPDNRVTVRNTTPGSIPDSIPVQSPGPAGAHGASEFTAHNFAAATTVAAPGQITLSYTPNNVESFKRLQSRWLDVLRRAGHAEGSVPLHAYFKKRIPLEGVGHQNGTCRMGADPATSVLDIHCKTHEIDNLYVVDASFFPSAGAVNPSLTIIANAIRVADHLLTERLS; from the coding sequence ATGTCTACTTACTACGACGCGATCATCATCGGAACCGGGGCTGGCGGCGGTACGCTGGCGCTGCACCTCGCGCAGGCGGGCAAGAAGATCCTGGTGCTGGAACGCGGTCCGTTTCTGCCGCAGGAGCGGCTGAACTGGGACACGTCGGCCGTCTTCCTCGACAACCGCTACCACACCCGCGAGACGTGGCTGGACAAGGACGGCGGTGAGCTGCATCCGCAGCAGGCTTACTACGTCGGCGGCCAGACCAAGGTCTATGGCGCGGCCATGTTCCGCCTGCGCGTAGAGGACTTCGGCGTGTTGCACCACAAGGGCGGCATCTCCCCGGCCTGGCCCATCAGCTATGCGGACATGGAGCCCTACTACACCCGCGCCGAAGAGCTCTTCCACGTCCATGGCAGTCTGGGTGCGAATCCACCGGCCAAGGACGGCGGGTTAGGCAGCGAGTTCGATCCTACCGAGCCCTTCCACTCCAGGCCCTACCCCTACGCGGCCTTCACCAACGAGCCGCGTATGCAGGCTATCGAGGAGGACGTGCGCAAGCTCGGCGTCCGCACCTTCCCCATTCCGCTCGGCCTCAAGCGCAACGAGGCCGACCCGGTCGCCTCCCCCTGCGTCCGCTGCGACACCTGCGACGGCTACCCCTGTCTCGTCCACGCCAAGAGCGACTCCGACATCAACTGCATCCGCCGGATCATGCATCTGCCCAACGTCACCCTGATGACGGAGTCGCGCGTCACCCGGCTCATCACCAATGCCGCGGGCACGGAGATCGCAGCAGTGGAGGTTGTCCACTCCGGCCCCGGCGCGGACCCGAAGGGAGAGCTGGCGCAGTACTCCGGCAGCATCGTCGCGGTCTGCGCCGGAGCGGTCAATTCGGCGGCGCTGCTGCTGCAATCGGCCAACGACAAGCACCCGCACGGCCTCGCCAACGCCTCCGATCAGGTCGGCCGCAACTTCATGTACCACCAGGCCGACGCCATCCTGGCCCTCTCGTTGCACGACAAGAACGAAGACAGCTACACCAAGACCTGGGGCACCAACGACTTCTACCTCCGCGACCCTGACGGCTCCTACGAGTTTCCACTCGGCCAGGTCCAGCCCATCGGCAGCTTCCACGCCGAGATGATGCAAGGCGACGCGCCGTTCTTCACGCCGGGCGTGGTGCTCGAAAACATGCGCCACCACGCCGTTCCGTGGTGGCTCACCACCGAAGACCTGCCCGACCCCGACAACCGCGTTACGGTCCGCAATACCACGCCCGGCTCGATTCCAGACTCGATTCCAGTCCAGTCGCCCGGCCCCGCCGGAGCCCACGGAGCGTCCGAGTTCACGGCGCACAACTTCGCCGCCGCCACCACGGTAGCCGCTCCCGGCCAGATAACCCTGAGCTACACCCCTAACAACGTCGAGTCGTTCAAGCGCCTGCAATCCCGCTGGCTCGACGTGCTCCGGCGTGCCGGTCACGCTGAAGGCTCAGTGCCTCTGCACGCTTACTTCAAGAAGCGCATCCCTCTCGAGGGCGTCGGCCACCAGAACGGCACCTGCCGCATGGGCGCGGACCCGGCCACCAGCGTCCTCGACATCCACTGCAAGACCCACGAGATCGACAACCTCTACGTCGTCGACGCCAGCTTCTTCCCGTCGGCCGGTGCGGTCAATCCGTCGCTCACCATCATCGCGAACGCCATCCGGGTAGCCGATCACCTGCTCACCGAGCGGCTCAGCTAA
- a CDS encoding carboxypeptidase regulatory-like domain-containing protein — translation MKMYFPKSVLAAFLLLLAPLGAAAQITSGDLAGTVKDATGASIPNAAVVVTNEATNVSTKISTNGSGEYHASNLLAGKYDVVVTASGFQVTKLRGIAVDLNKTSTSNIALSIATSTSVEVTAEAGAVLDTTTSNLTTTFQPAEMNILPSATVGLGVLNLSLLSPGVASSGGIGTGVGPSVGGQRPDNNNFTIEGIDNNNKGVTGPLVYIPNDAVGEFSLITNQFSPEFGHSSGGQFNTNVLSGTNKFHGVAYEYFQNRNLNAINLPAGQNLPNPRFDDNRYGGQLGGPILHDKLFFFVNYERHTTGQSLQYQICTPTAAGLATIASLPGLNSTNVQQYLQYTPASPNQVNATNDSACFNQPSGGQFLSIYPNGTPAGITPYPGGNNEGTVYGSGTPTQIPLGNYVVNAPYFTNYDALTTSGDWNISPKDNLRLRYIYNTEGTEDTAAYLPVFFQTLPFRYHLIAISEYHTFTPHLTNEVRVGYNRYFNNTPSGNYTYPGLDSFPNLTFYDLNGINYGPDSNAPQSTVQNLYQFTDNISYAKGNHNFKIGFDGRKYISPQTFTQRVRGDYEWDYLTEYLHDLAPTAFGQRSTGNFIYYGDQTALYGYANDTWRVRPNLTLNYGVRYEFTSVPVGERTQNLNLAASVPGLINFSSPQPQKTNFAPRVGINYAPDDKTSIRAAFGVAYDVLFDNLGLLSFPPQYSSTTTVGTNFGQPGDPNFLANGGLPAGTGTLATFPTLAAQRAATSAYLPNQFVPYAETWSLGIQHVFGSNYTAEVRYVGTRGIHLPTQDQINITPKVTAQNQLFTSTTIPLDPGQNYATIPTAGNANNLQAIENGSNILPQYAAAGFTGAITSYQPYSSSNYNGLQTSLVRRMHDGLMLNIAYTFSKTMDDATASTFSTVLTPRRPQDSQNVAGDYSRSALDRSHRLTIAAVYDLPYFKHSNWALKNLAGNWIISPTYVYESPEYATALSGVNSNLNGDSATIDRPLINANGAKGVGTGVAPVYSSTLAANCGAGVSQCDANLVGYTALTPNAYYIQAGAGTLPNAARNSLSIRPIDDLDASVSKRINITDRYAFEFQAQAFNALNHPQYIPGSLNNVNTNETDALSTQFQSVSNPAFNHPELLFKSNARTLQLAVKLSF, via the coding sequence ATGAAAATGTACTTTCCCAAATCTGTCTTGGCTGCGTTCCTACTCCTTCTGGCGCCTCTTGGCGCTGCGGCACAGATCACCAGCGGTGATCTGGCGGGAACCGTCAAGGATGCGACCGGCGCTTCTATTCCGAATGCTGCCGTTGTTGTCACCAACGAGGCGACCAACGTCTCCACCAAGATCTCCACGAACGGCAGCGGCGAGTATCACGCGTCCAACCTTCTTGCCGGCAAGTATGACGTTGTCGTTACTGCCTCTGGCTTCCAGGTCACCAAGCTCCGCGGAATTGCGGTTGACCTGAACAAGACCTCGACCTCAAACATCGCTCTTTCGATTGCGACCAGCACGTCCGTTGAAGTTACTGCGGAAGCAGGTGCTGTTCTCGATACGACGACCTCGAACCTCACCACTACCTTCCAGCCGGCAGAGATGAACATTCTCCCGAGCGCCACTGTGGGCCTCGGTGTTCTGAACCTCTCCCTGCTCAGCCCCGGTGTTGCCTCCTCGGGTGGTATCGGAACCGGTGTGGGACCCTCCGTCGGTGGTCAGCGTCCCGACAACAACAACTTCACCATTGAGGGAATCGACAACAACAACAAGGGTGTCACTGGTCCTCTCGTCTACATCCCGAACGATGCGGTTGGCGAGTTTTCGCTCATCACCAACCAGTTCTCTCCCGAGTTCGGACACTCCTCCGGTGGCCAGTTCAACACCAACGTGCTGAGCGGAACCAACAAGTTCCACGGCGTCGCCTACGAGTACTTCCAGAACCGGAACCTGAACGCCATCAACCTTCCGGCTGGTCAGAACCTGCCCAACCCGCGCTTCGACGATAACCGTTATGGCGGTCAGCTTGGCGGACCCATCCTCCACGACAAGCTCTTCTTCTTCGTCAACTACGAGCGCCACACCACGGGCCAGAGCCTCCAGTACCAGATCTGCACCCCGACCGCTGCAGGTCTGGCCACGATCGCCAGCCTGCCGGGCCTGAACTCCACCAACGTCCAGCAGTATCTGCAATACACCCCAGCCTCCCCCAACCAGGTGAATGCCACGAACGACTCGGCCTGCTTCAATCAGCCCTCGGGCGGGCAGTTCCTCAGCATCTATCCGAATGGTACCCCGGCAGGGATTACTCCTTATCCTGGCGGTAACAACGAGGGAACCGTCTACGGCTCCGGCACGCCCACCCAGATCCCCTTGGGCAACTACGTCGTCAATGCGCCGTACTTCACCAACTACGATGCGCTCACGACCTCAGGCGACTGGAACATCTCCCCGAAGGACAACCTTCGTCTGCGCTACATCTACAACACGGAAGGCACAGAGGATACCGCGGCCTATCTGCCGGTCTTCTTCCAGACCCTGCCGTTCCGCTATCACCTGATCGCCATCAGCGAATACCACACGTTTACCCCGCACCTGACCAACGAGGTTCGTGTCGGTTACAACCGCTACTTCAACAACACTCCGTCCGGCAACTATACCTATCCTGGCCTGGATTCCTTCCCGAACCTGACCTTCTATGATCTGAACGGCATCAACTATGGTCCGGACTCAAATGCTCCTCAGTCCACCGTTCAGAACCTCTATCAGTTCACGGACAACATCAGCTACGCGAAGGGCAACCACAACTTCAAGATCGGCTTTGACGGCAGAAAGTACATCTCGCCTCAGACCTTCACCCAGCGCGTGCGTGGCGATTACGAGTGGGACTACCTCACCGAGTACCTTCACGATCTTGCTCCGACGGCCTTCGGTCAGCGTTCCACGGGTAACTTCATCTACTACGGCGACCAGACCGCACTCTATGGTTATGCCAACGATACCTGGCGCGTCCGCCCGAACCTGACGCTGAACTATGGCGTTCGCTACGAGTTCACCTCCGTTCCTGTGGGTGAACGTACCCAGAACCTCAACCTCGCGGCTTCCGTTCCGGGCCTTATTAACTTCAGCTCGCCCCAGCCTCAGAAGACCAACTTCGCTCCGCGCGTCGGCATCAACTACGCTCCGGACGATAAGACCTCCATCCGCGCCGCCTTTGGCGTTGCGTATGACGTCCTCTTCGATAACCTGGGTCTGCTCTCGTTCCCGCCGCAATACTCTTCCACCACCACCGTCGGCACCAACTTCGGTCAGCCCGGCGATCCTAACTTCCTGGCCAACGGCGGACTTCCGGCCGGGACCGGTACGCTTGCGACCTTCCCGACGCTCGCAGCGCAGCGTGCCGCCACCTCTGCTTATCTGCCCAATCAGTTTGTGCCCTATGCAGAGACCTGGTCGCTGGGTATACAGCATGTCTTTGGCTCTAACTACACCGCTGAGGTTCGTTACGTTGGAACCCGCGGCATCCATCTGCCGACGCAGGATCAGATCAACATCACTCCCAAGGTGACTGCACAGAACCAGCTCTTCACCTCTACCACAATCCCGCTTGATCCTGGCCAGAACTATGCCACCATTCCGACCGCGGGCAATGCGAACAATCTCCAGGCCATCGAAAATGGTTCTAACATCCTCCCGCAGTACGCTGCAGCTGGCTTTACGGGAGCAATCACTTCGTACCAGCCATACTCTAGCTCGAACTACAACGGTCTTCAGACCAGCCTTGTTCGTCGTATGCATGACGGTCTCATGCTGAATATTGCTTACACCTTCAGCAAGACGATGGACGATGCGACGGCCTCGACCTTCTCAACCGTGCTTACCCCCCGTCGTCCTCAGGACTCGCAAAACGTCGCCGGGGATTACAGCCGTTCGGCTCTCGATCGCAGCCATCGCCTGACCATCGCTGCGGTGTACGATCTGCCCTACTTCAAGCACTCCAACTGGGCACTCAAGAACCTGGCTGGCAACTGGATCATCTCGCCCACCTACGTCTATGAGTCGCCCGAGTACGCAACCGCTCTCTCGGGAGTCAACTCGAACCTCAACGGCGACTCTGCAACCATCGACCGTCCGCTCATCAACGCCAACGGAGCCAAAGGTGTTGGAACCGGTGTCGCACCGGTCTACAGCTCGACCCTGGCAGCGAACTGCGGCGCTGGCGTAAGCCAGTGCGATGCCAACCTGGTTGGTTACACGGCTCTTACTCCCAATGCCTACTACATCCAGGCGGGAGCAGGAACCCTGCCCAACGCGGCTCGTAACTCGCTCTCCATCCGGCCGATCGACGATTTGGACGCCAGCGTCAGCAAGCGTATCAACATCACCGATCGCTACGCGTTCGAGTTCCAGGCCCAGGCCTTCAACGCACTCAACCACCCGCAGTACATCCCGGGTTCGTTGAATAACGTCAATACCAACGAGACCGATGCCCTGTCGACGCAGTTCCAGTCGGTCAGCAACCCGGCCTTCAACCATCCGGAGCTGCTCTTCAAGAGCAATGCTCGTACCTTGCAGCTGGCGGTCAAGCTCAGCTTCTAA
- a CDS encoding DUF882 domain-containing protein, producing the protein MMAAATVATLLIGSGGSTRIARAEETTVAATTSDAEILAGAGARYRLRLHHLHTGEDIDIVYRVGDQYVPGALEALDYFLRDHRTDDASRYDPKEFDVLHSVMEKLHKPNGIIDIVCGYRTPWSNNFLRARSANTGVAEHSQHVLAKAIDIRVPGIQTRTLRDAALSLHEGGVGYYPVSQFVHVDVGPVREWSFGRVARVRRSHRLSRGD; encoded by the coding sequence ATGATGGCAGCGGCAACGGTGGCAACGCTGCTGATCGGCTCGGGAGGATCGACCAGGATTGCTCGCGCCGAGGAGACCACGGTTGCGGCGACAACGAGCGATGCGGAGATTCTCGCGGGCGCGGGCGCGCGGTATCGCCTGCGGCTGCACCACCTGCACACCGGCGAGGATATCGACATTGTCTACCGGGTCGGCGACCAGTACGTTCCCGGCGCGCTGGAGGCGCTGGATTACTTCCTCCGCGATCACCGCACGGACGACGCCAGCCGCTACGACCCGAAGGAGTTCGACGTCCTGCACTCCGTGATGGAGAAGCTGCACAAGCCGAACGGCATCATTGATATCGTCTGCGGCTACCGCACGCCGTGGAGCAACAACTTCCTGCGGGCACGGTCTGCGAATACGGGTGTTGCCGAGCACAGCCAGCACGTGCTGGCCAAGGCGATCGACATCCGCGTTCCCGGCATTCAGACTCGCACTCTACGTGATGCGGCGCTTTCGCTCCACGAGGGCGGCGTGGGCTACTACCCCGTGTCGCAGTTTGTGCATGTGGATGTAGGTCCGGTTCGGGAGTGGTCGTTTGGCCGCGTCGCCCGCGTCCGGCGCTCCCACCGTCTCAGCCGCGGCGACTAG
- a CDS encoding ExbD/TolR family protein yields the protein MAQAVRAEGKKVNSSINVTPMVDVMLVLLIIFMVITPMLNNKVNVDLPKADAAIVMEDANKEDAITVAVTRDGKTFLGANQVQIDDLGPKISALLENKGATDAKEVFLRADVRANYGKVMDTIDGVRAAGVSQLGLLTERTGQ from the coding sequence ATGGCACAGGCAGTTCGGGCAGAAGGTAAGAAGGTAAACTCCAGCATCAACGTAACGCCGATGGTCGACGTGATGCTGGTGCTGTTGATCATCTTCATGGTGATCACTCCCATGCTCAATAACAAGGTAAACGTCGATCTGCCGAAGGCTGATGCGGCGATCGTCATGGAAGACGCCAACAAGGAAGACGCAATCACCGTCGCCGTTACCCGCGATGGCAAGACCTTCCTCGGCGCTAACCAGGTTCAGATTGATGATCTGGGTCCCAAGATTTCGGCACTGCTCGAGAACAAGGGAGCTACGGACGCCAAGGAAGTCTTCCTGCGCGCCGACGTTCGCGCCAACTACGGCAAGGTGATGGATACGATCGATGGTGTCCGCGCTGCCGGCGTCAGCCAGCTTGGCTTGCTCACCGAGAGAACCGGTCAGTAA
- a CDS encoding YceH family protein — protein sequence MLLDPTTLRVLGSLMEKEMTTPENYPLSLNSLIAACNQRSSREPVMELTEEEVRQSLHILEEASLVMPTRDARVPKFEHRIRTVLNLRRDETAVLCLLLLRGPQTPGELRGRSDRMFTFDDLPAVQATLDRMAARPAAEDPDFRFSTEGPLVVVLPRQPGSSASRWMHLLGGVPAISTEQPGSETRPSSGGLEARVAELEAVVVRLEQELARLRAKVETQA from the coding sequence ATGCTGCTCGATCCAACCACGCTCCGCGTCCTCGGCTCCTTGATGGAGAAGGAGATGACCACCCCGGAAAACTATCCTCTCTCCTTGAACTCCCTGATCGCGGCGTGCAACCAGCGCAGCAGCCGCGAGCCGGTGATGGAGCTGACCGAGGAGGAGGTGCGGCAGTCGCTCCACATTCTCGAAGAGGCGTCGCTGGTAATGCCCACGCGCGATGCGCGGGTGCCCAAGTTCGAGCATCGCATCCGCACGGTGCTGAATCTGCGCCGGGATGAGACGGCCGTTCTTTGCCTGCTCCTGCTGCGAGGACCGCAGACCCCAGGCGAGCTGCGCGGCCGCTCCGACCGGATGTTTACCTTCGACGATCTACCTGCAGTGCAGGCTACGCTCGACCGCATGGCGGCTCGTCCAGCGGCTGAGGACCCTGATTTTCGGTTCTCGACCGAGGGTCCGCTGGTCGTGGTTCTGCCGCGCCAGCCTGGCTCCAGTGCCTCACGGTGGATGCACCTGCTTGGCGGCGTTCCGGCGATTTCGACCGAACAGCCTGGCTCCGAGACGAGGCCGAGTTCCGGCGGGCTCGAGGCTCGGGTGGCGGAGCTTGAAGCCGTTGTAGTGCGGCTCGAGCAGGAGTTGGCGAGGCTGCGGGCGAAGGTGGAGACTCAAGCGTAG
- a CDS encoding biopolymer transporter ExbD: protein MGMGGGGTGGAVSEINVTPLIDVLLVLLIIFMVIVPVTPRGLEALVPQPPKNKTQDVENTRTIVVQVISNGGGEPGYKINDDSFAKSALEPKLAEIFASRQEKVMFVKGDKDLDYAKIAEVIDFGKQAGVDNVGVITPRIEAGQ from the coding sequence ATGGGAATGGGTGGAGGCGGTACAGGCGGAGCAGTATCGGAGATTAATGTTACTCCGCTGATCGACGTTCTTCTGGTGCTGTTGATCATCTTCATGGTCATCGTGCCGGTTACCCCGAGGGGCCTCGAGGCGCTGGTTCCCCAGCCGCCAAAGAACAAGACGCAGGACGTAGAGAACACCCGTACGATCGTTGTGCAGGTGATCTCGAATGGCGGTGGCGAGCCTGGGTACAAGATCAACGATGACTCTTTTGCCAAGTCCGCGCTTGAGCCGAAGCTGGCTGAGATCTTCGCGAGCCGTCAGGAAAAGGTCATGTTCGTCAAGGGTGACAAGGATCTCGACTACGCCAAGATCGCTGAGGTCATCGACTTCGGCAAGCAGGCTGGTGTCGATAACGTCGGTGTCATCACGCCACGTATCGAGGCTGGTCAGTAA